In Sporosarcina psychrophila, a genomic segment contains:
- a CDS encoding PQQ-dependent sugar dehydrogenase produces MKRLLLFFFLFILAWCTDQARPSPHANPELAEKVTVNLIAPWSIDFDGEHFFISEKEGSVVKVWGNGQTLREDVFLAKPLANVAESGLLGFVLKKDFLKSHEAYAYYTYDLEGTPVNRIVTLHYDGTSWHEKDILLDGIVSGPVHHGGRLALSPNGILYATIGDGANPDSAQDTDLFNGKIIRLTDDNTFEIVSIGHRNSQGLAWDESGVLYASEHGQSANDEINKIEAGNNYGWPIIEGTELGEGMETPLLTSGTGDTWAPSGITFHKGLLYVAALRGEAILVIDPLAGKLLEKIEGYGRIRDVFSDGESLFFITNNTDGRGNPTEDDDVLYRLK; encoded by the coding sequence ATGAAACGCCTTCTCCTCTTCTTTTTTCTATTTATACTAGCTTGGTGCACAGATCAAGCACGTCCTTCACCCCATGCGAATCCTGAACTCGCAGAAAAGGTCACAGTAAATCTCATCGCACCATGGTCCATTGATTTCGATGGAGAACATTTTTTCATCTCTGAGAAAGAAGGGTCAGTTGTTAAGGTATGGGGAAACGGTCAGACTTTACGCGAGGATGTCTTTCTTGCGAAGCCATTAGCAAATGTAGCTGAATCTGGTTTGCTTGGTTTCGTGTTAAAAAAGGATTTTCTGAAATCGCATGAAGCATATGCCTACTACACATATGATTTAGAAGGCACACCTGTAAATCGAATCGTAACATTACACTATGACGGAACTTCGTGGCATGAAAAAGACATACTGTTGGACGGAATCGTATCAGGTCCAGTCCATCATGGTGGGCGTCTTGCACTCTCTCCGAACGGCATTTTATATGCAACTATTGGCGATGGGGCAAATCCTGATTCAGCACAAGACACTGATTTATTCAACGGGAAAATAATCCGGTTAACTGATGACAACACATTCGAAATCGTGAGCATTGGACATCGAAATTCACAAGGGCTCGCGTGGGATGAAAGCGGAGTATTATATGCATCAGAACACGGTCAATCTGCGAATGATGAAATTAATAAAATTGAAGCCGGGAACAATTATGGATGGCCAATCATCGAGGGAACGGAATTAGGAGAAGGCATGGAAACACCACTTCTCACCTCTGGCACTGGTGATACATGGGCGCCATCAGGCATTACTTTTCACAAGGGATTGTTGTACGTTGCTGCACTCCGCGGCGAGGCGATTCTTGTCATTGACCCATTGGCTGGCAAACTCCTTGAGAAAATAGAAGGCTATGGCCGCATCCGTGATGTGTTCTCGGATGGCGAGTCATTATTTTTCATAACAAATAATACCGATGGTAGAGGGAACCCTACCGAAGATGATGATGTGCTATATCGCTTGAAATAG
- a CDS encoding CBS domain-containing protein has translation MTTRNSDRFIFAFNRIEKSLEKISGLSSYMSFQRLIDKSKHLNAVIRKFERDLRECGDLRNAIVHNRTDIQYAIAEPHDDIVELIEYIDRELSKPVTVGDMFLRKVHILQATDTLASGLKLIREKKFNQIPIYQSNKFIGLVTATGITYWLADNMTDEIISREMPTLLDIYSHEKQKNTYRFIRMDLSVYEAEEYFKKSVAEGKRLEALLITESGRPEEKLLGIITPLDLMKID, from the coding sequence ATGACTACACGCAATTCAGATCGCTTCATATTCGCATTTAACCGTATTGAAAAATCTTTGGAAAAAATAAGTGGCTTAAGCAGCTATATGTCTTTCCAGCGATTGATTGATAAATCCAAGCATTTGAATGCGGTTATTCGGAAATTTGAGCGGGATTTGCGGGAATGTGGTGATTTACGCAATGCAATTGTCCATAATCGGACTGATATTCAATATGCAATTGCAGAACCACATGATGATATTGTGGAACTAATTGAATACATTGACCGAGAACTTTCGAAACCTGTTACAGTCGGTGATATGTTTTTACGAAAAGTCCATATATTACAAGCTACTGATACACTTGCCTCCGGATTGAAACTAATCCGGGAAAAAAAGTTCAATCAGATACCAATTTATCAGAGCAATAAATTCATTGGGCTTGTTACTGCGACAGGCATTACGTATTGGCTTGCAGATAATATGACAGATGAAATAATTTCCCGGGAAATGCCGACGCTTCTCGACATTTATTCCCATGAAAAACAAAAAAACACGTATCGATTTATAAGAATGGATCTTTCTGTTTATGAAGCGGAGGAATATTTTAAAAAGTCTGTTGCTGAAGGAAAACGTCTTGAGGCACTTCTCATTACGGAAAGTGGAAGACCGGAAGAGAAACTACTTGGAATTATTACACCGCTGGATCTGATGAAAATAGATTAA
- a CDS encoding ABC transporter substrate-binding protein gives MFRRKTNAYIIFIAILLVIAGCGNKEKETSKTKENRLVYASETEFEGLNPLLEETNLDALLFRGLIRFDENNEPTMDIAESYELSPDKLTYTFKLKEDITFHDGEPLTADDVIFTIESILDDNNASFLKSDFTEVDSVTKIDDYKLELKLKRPFTPMLDKLTAPILPKHAFEGVEMRTAEFNSHPIGAGPYMFDKWDRGNSLTLKAYNNFHGTKPSIEKVIFKFIPDSNVRALQLKSGEVDIALLDPVQVEELEKEKNIKIYDIESADYRGILFNTTIDLWKDVDVRRAFSYAIDRAQIVKGILKGYGTEAYSPLQKHAFNNENVEKYAYDIEKAKELLDGAGWKEEKDGFRYKNDEKLAFTITAPVSDTVRVNMANYAAEGFKKIGADVKVDALDWSAITIEDAEAFMVGWGSPYDADHHTHILFHTDQSVLTSSGYNYGSYSNAKVDELLEKGRFSTDAEERKAIYMEFQAELAKDPAFAYIAYEDAVYGINKNLSGVKERILGHHGSGFLWNVEEWTWNDR, from the coding sequence ATGTTTAGAAGGAAAACAAATGCATATATTATTTTTATTGCTATTTTACTCGTTATTGCGGGTTGTGGAAACAAGGAGAAAGAAACTTCGAAAACAAAAGAAAACCGACTTGTCTATGCGTCGGAAACTGAATTTGAAGGGCTTAATCCGCTACTGGAAGAAACGAACCTGGATGCGCTATTATTCCGCGGTCTGATACGGTTCGATGAGAACAATGAGCCAACAATGGATATCGCTGAATCATATGAACTATCACCGGATAAGCTAACGTATACGTTTAAATTGAAAGAAGACATTACGTTTCACGACGGCGAACCACTTACTGCTGACGATGTGATTTTCACAATTGAGAGCATACTAGACGATAATAATGCTTCGTTTTTGAAGTCGGATTTCACGGAAGTGGATTCGGTGACAAAAATTGACGACTACAAACTTGAATTGAAACTTAAACGCCCATTCACGCCGATGCTTGATAAGTTAACGGCTCCAATTTTGCCCAAGCATGCTTTTGAAGGCGTTGAGATGAGGACAGCTGAATTCAATAGTCATCCAATCGGCGCGGGTCCATATATGTTTGATAAGTGGGACCGTGGCAACAGTTTAACGTTAAAAGCCTATAATAATTTTCATGGAACAAAGCCTTCTATTGAAAAAGTGATTTTTAAATTCATTCCGGATAGTAATGTCCGTGCATTGCAACTCAAGTCTGGAGAAGTCGATATTGCACTACTCGACCCGGTCCAAGTTGAAGAGTTGGAAAAAGAAAAGAATATTAAAATTTACGATATTGAATCTGCGGATTACCGCGGTATCCTTTTCAATACGACCATTGACTTGTGGAAAGATGTTGACGTGAGGCGCGCATTTAGCTATGCGATTGATCGCGCTCAAATCGTCAAAGGTATTTTGAAAGGATACGGGACAGAAGCGTATTCACCACTTCAAAAACATGCATTTAACAATGAAAATGTAGAGAAGTATGCATACGACATTGAAAAAGCAAAAGAGCTTCTAGACGGAGCAGGCTGGAAAGAAGAAAAAGATGGTTTCCGTTATAAAAATGATGAAAAATTGGCGTTTACGATTACGGCACCTGTATCGGATACAGTACGCGTAAATATGGCGAACTATGCTGCCGAAGGATTCAAGAAAATTGGCGCTGATGTAAAAGTAGATGCGCTTGACTGGAGTGCCATTACAATCGAAGATGCAGAAGCATTCATGGTCGGGTGGGGTAGTCCGTACGATGCGGATCATCATACACATATTTTGTTCCATACGGATCAGTCGGTTTTGACGAGCTCTGGTTATAACTACGGTAGCTATTCGAATGCAAAAGTAGATGAGCTACTTGAAAAAGGCCGTTTTTCGACAGATGCTGAAGAACGCAAAGCAATTTATATGGAGTTTCAAGCTGAGCTTGCGAAGGACCCTGCATTTGCTTATATCGCGTACGAAGACGCGGTTTACGGGATTAATAAAAATCTAAGCGGTGTGAAAGAACGAATACTTGGCCATCATGGATCTGGTTTCCTCTGGAATGTTGAGGAGTGGACGTGGAATGACCGTTAA
- a CDS encoding GMC family oxidoreductase, whose translation MATTLEKVDVITVGVGWAGGIIGAECAKAGLKVLGLERGKERSTKDYSLVHDEFRYAIRYDLMQDLSKETITFRNSRKMRALPMRQMGSFLLAEGLGGSGTHWNGHTWRFLPYDFEIKSMTDKKYGKDKLSSDYLIQDWGVTYDELEPYFDKFEKTAGISGENKNPFAGKRSSEFPTPPMKRTPILKKFEKAASKLGYSPFMLPSANLSESYENPDGESIMACQYCGFCERFGCEYGAKTSPEITVIPTARKTGNYDVRFYANVVEVLKKGNKVTGVRYIDTQTGEEFIQPAEVVVLTSYMMNNAKLLMVSGIGEMYDPDTGKGTLGKNYAYQVLPGATGFFDEQMNVFMGAGSLGMSIDDFNGDNFDHGDLDFIHGASLSITQTGVRPIATNPLPPDTPVWGEDFKKSSIYNYTRTLNIGGQGASLPHKENFLSLDPNYKDAYGVPLLQLTYNFTEQDKNLHKYLTEKTAVIMKEMGAKTVMAGNPITNYDIVPYQTTHNTGGTIMGASPDNSVVNTQLQHWDAENLFVLGAGNFPHNGGYNPTGTVGALAYRAAEGIVKYSKAGGSLV comes from the coding sequence ATGGCAACAACGTTGGAGAAAGTAGATGTTATTACAGTTGGTGTTGGATGGGCCGGTGGTATCATTGGCGCAGAGTGTGCAAAAGCTGGTTTGAAAGTACTTGGACTAGAGCGTGGTAAGGAAAGAAGTACAAAAGACTACTCATTAGTACATGATGAGTTTCGCTACGCGATTCGTTACGATTTAATGCAGGATCTCTCAAAGGAAACGATTACGTTTAGGAATTCCCGGAAGATGCGGGCGCTTCCTATGAGGCAGATGGGATCGTTTCTTCTTGCGGAAGGTCTCGGCGGTTCGGGGACGCATTGGAACGGGCATACTTGGCGATTTCTTCCGTATGATTTTGAGATTAAATCGATGACGGATAAGAAATATGGAAAAGATAAACTCTCAAGCGACTATCTGATTCAAGATTGGGGCGTTACATATGACGAGCTAGAGCCTTACTTCGATAAATTTGAAAAGACAGCCGGCATCTCTGGAGAGAATAAAAATCCATTTGCGGGGAAACGCTCCTCAGAGTTTCCGACGCCTCCTATGAAGCGGACACCGATTCTAAAAAAGTTTGAAAAGGCAGCAAGCAAACTTGGGTATAGTCCTTTCATGTTACCATCTGCAAATTTGTCCGAGTCGTATGAAAATCCAGATGGAGAATCAATCATGGCGTGTCAATATTGCGGTTTTTGCGAGCGGTTTGGCTGTGAATACGGTGCGAAAACATCTCCGGAGATTACTGTCATTCCGACTGCAAGAAAAACGGGGAACTACGATGTCCGTTTCTATGCAAATGTCGTCGAAGTGTTGAAGAAAGGCAATAAAGTGACTGGAGTTAGATATATCGATACGCAAACCGGTGAAGAATTCATCCAACCAGCCGAAGTCGTAGTACTTACAAGCTATATGATGAATAATGCGAAGCTTCTTATGGTATCGGGAATTGGAGAAATGTACGATCCGGATACTGGAAAAGGGACGCTTGGTAAAAACTATGCGTACCAGGTTTTGCCGGGTGCAACAGGCTTTTTTGATGAACAAATGAATGTCTTCATGGGTGCGGGGTCGCTTGGGATGTCAATTGATGATTTCAATGGTGACAATTTTGATCATGGGGATCTAGATTTCATTCACGGGGCAAGCCTATCCATAACACAGACGGGTGTAAGGCCGATTGCGACCAATCCTCTTCCGCCAGATACACCTGTGTGGGGTGAAGATTTCAAAAAATCATCGATTTATAATTACACGCGCACGCTAAATATTGGCGGGCAGGGTGCCTCACTTCCTCATAAGGAGAATTTCTTGTCACTTGACCCAAATTATAAGGATGCATATGGGGTCCCATTGCTTCAATTGACATACAATTTTACTGAACAAGATAAGAACTTGCACAAGTACTTAACTGAAAAGACGGCAGTCATAATGAAAGAGATGGGTGCGAAGACAGTGATGGCTGGAAATCCAATTACCAACTATGATATTGTGCCATACCAGACGACGCATAATACCGGCGGAACAATTATGGGAGCAAGCCCGGATAATAGTGTCGTCAATACTCAATTACAACACTGGGATGCAGAAAATCTATTTGTTCTTGGAGCTGGAAACTTCCCGCATAACGGCGGCTACAATCCTACGGGGACAGTTGGCGCGCTCGCTTATCGCGCAGCAGAAGGAATTGTTAAATACAGTAAAGCTGGTGGGTCACTTGTTTGA
- the nadR gene encoding multifunctional transcriptional regulator/nicotinamide-nucleotide adenylyltransferase/ribosylnicotinamide kinase NadR: MTAKRRIGMYGGKFLPVHLGHVNAMVMASTIVDELHFVVSYDEEYEKEVFEGTGMKPISAVQRLRWWSEITADLDHVFVHSVEEKQTGKFEDWTAGAKAIKACVGKVIDTVFSSESSYNEYFNELYPDAEHIVLDNDRELFDISATKIRDEGPYVHWHMIPQEVRPYFVKKVAVIGTESSGKSTLVRNLARVYNTSYVEEYGRTYYDKFKDSMSITLESDHHEIAFEHKYHERMQTRTANKVLFIDTEAIVTQYYSELYVGKRLDILTEVAKLQEYDLHIYLEPDVAWVNDGIRVHGDQSIREENNRKLKKMFDEAGVDYVIVSGDYEERFERCKALVKAIMK; this comes from the coding sequence ATGACAGCGAAACGTAGAATTGGGATGTACGGTGGAAAATTTTTACCGGTACATTTAGGGCATGTGAATGCGATGGTGATGGCTTCAACAATCGTCGACGAATTACATTTCGTTGTTTCATATGATGAAGAATATGAGAAAGAAGTCTTTGAAGGGACAGGAATGAAACCAATTTCAGCGGTTCAACGACTTCGTTGGTGGAGCGAAATTACGGCTGATTTGGATCATGTATTTGTACATAGTGTTGAAGAAAAGCAAACAGGGAAATTTGAAGATTGGACGGCAGGCGCGAAAGCGATTAAAGCGTGTGTAGGGAAAGTAATCGATACGGTCTTCAGTTCTGAGAGTAGTTATAATGAATACTTTAATGAGTTGTATCCAGACGCTGAACATATCGTGCTTGATAATGATCGGGAGCTATTTGATATTTCGGCAACAAAGATCAGGGATGAAGGGCCTTACGTTCATTGGCATATGATTCCCCAAGAAGTTCGCCCCTATTTTGTGAAAAAGGTTGCTGTCATTGGGACGGAGAGTAGTGGGAAGTCAACGCTCGTTCGAAATCTAGCACGCGTGTATAATACGTCATATGTTGAGGAATACGGTCGTACATATTATGACAAATTCAAAGATTCCATGTCGATTACGCTAGAAAGTGATCACCATGAAATTGCGTTTGAGCATAAATATCATGAACGTATGCAAACACGGACGGCAAATAAAGTACTTTTTATCGACACTGAAGCGATTGTTACCCAGTATTATTCGGAGCTATATGTCGGGAAAAGGCTAGATATCCTAACTGAGGTGGCAAAGTTACAAGAGTACGATTTACATATTTATTTGGAGCCCGATGTGGCCTGGGTGAACGATGGTATACGTGTTCACGGAGATCAGTCCATTCGAGAAGAAAATAACCGTAAGTTAAAGAAAATGTTTGATGAAGCTGGCGTTGACTATGTCATTGTAAGTGGGGATTATGAAGAGCGATTTGAAAGATGTAAGGCATTGGTGAAAGCGATTATGAAGTAA
- the tatC gene encoding twin-arginine translocase subunit TatC has product MDPYGDHSRKILSPLDKVQVEKTKIGIPVKPEIESDITRDDKVVESNFEAAPSLVDHLTDLRKQLVKSAAVFLFFLIAVFSSINLWFPYITRGHELIILGPLEVVKFYMSISTALALGLSIPFLCHFLWQFVKPGLNERESRFLSMYSPVMLLLFLIGVSFGYFIVNPLSYKFLVSLGAVNFNVMVSAQEYISFLLMTTMPIGILFELPIVAMFLAAIGLLTAESMKKVRKWSYLAIAIISALITPPDFVSQLIVLIPMALLYEASIFIVLYTERRNAVVN; this is encoded by the coding sequence ATGGATCCATACGGAGATCACAGTCGTAAAATTTTAAGTCCGCTTGATAAAGTCCAAGTCGAAAAGACGAAGATTGGTATACCCGTTAAACCGGAAATAGAATCTGACATTACTCGGGATGACAAGGTCGTAGAAAGCAATTTTGAAGCTGCTCCGTCTCTTGTTGACCATCTCACAGACCTAAGAAAACAGCTCGTCAAAAGTGCAGCTGTTTTCCTTTTTTTTCTAATCGCAGTGTTTTCAAGTATTAATTTATGGTTCCCGTATATTACCCGCGGCCATGAGCTAATCATTCTTGGACCACTCGAAGTTGTGAAGTTTTACATGTCGATTTCCACAGCACTTGCATTGGGTTTATCAATCCCTTTTCTCTGTCATTTTCTCTGGCAATTTGTTAAACCGGGACTTAACGAACGGGAAAGCCGGTTTCTAAGCATGTATTCGCCTGTAATGTTACTGCTTTTCCTTATAGGTGTATCATTTGGTTATTTTATCGTCAATCCGCTTAGCTATAAGTTTCTTGTCTCATTGGGAGCCGTGAATTTTAATGTAATGGTGTCGGCGCAAGAATACATCAGTTTCTTGCTAATGACGACTATGCCAATCGGGATATTATTCGAGTTACCAATTGTTGCGATGTTTTTGGCGGCAATCGGGTTACTTACAGCGGAATCAATGAAAAAAGTGCGTAAATGGTCGTATCTTGCCATCGCAATAATTTCGGCTTTGATTACACCGCCGGATTTTGTGAGCCAACTCATTGTACTGATTCCAATGGCGTTGCTTTACGAAGCGAGTATCTTTATTGTCCTGTATACGGAGCGTCGAAATGCTGTTGTAAACTAA
- the tatA gene encoding twin-arginine translocase TatA/TatE family subunit, whose product MSLASIGVPGLIIILVIVLILFGPKKLPEVGAAVGKTLAEFKRSAKDIMEDEEPVAPKEIKKTDQL is encoded by the coding sequence ATGAGTTTAGCGAGTATTGGCGTACCGGGTTTAATCATCATTCTTGTTATTGTTCTCATCTTGTTCGGGCCGAAAAAGTTACCCGAAGTGGGAGCCGCGGTAGGGAAAACACTTGCTGAATTTAAAAGGTCAGCGAAAGACATTATGGAGGATGAAGAACCAGTAGCCCCAAAGGAAATAAAGAAAACGGATCAACTATAA
- a CDS encoding gluconate 2-dehydrogenase subunit 3 family protein, giving the protein MAVEKKGLSRRDFLKTTGIATGALVGGGLIGGLVGYNVNKEGQVAGTGDHKGAGGEPTAVSNRGLMYFTNMAEFNVLSQAVERIFPEDDLGPGAIALGAPYFIDNQLAGNYGSNVKEYMQGPFFAGEATQGYQSKLTRAEIFRQGIAIMDEQANKRFKQGFVDLEGAQMDEIITAFQKNEIDMKGVSSEFFFKLLRQATLEGVYADPIYNGNVNMDAWRMKEFPGNQMTYIAEIENEKFVKYEPVSLTSMEH; this is encoded by the coding sequence ATGGCAGTGGAAAAAAAAGGCTTATCGAGACGAGACTTTCTGAAGACAACGGGAATTGCAACAGGGGCTCTCGTGGGAGGGGGGCTCATAGGGGGACTTGTCGGTTACAACGTCAACAAGGAAGGTCAAGTTGCCGGCACGGGTGACCATAAAGGAGCTGGCGGCGAACCGACAGCTGTTAGCAATCGGGGCTTAATGTACTTTACAAATATGGCTGAATTCAATGTATTGTCTCAAGCAGTTGAACGGATATTCCCTGAAGATGACCTAGGACCTGGAGCAATTGCACTTGGTGCTCCGTATTTCATCGACAATCAGCTTGCAGGCAATTATGGAAGCAATGTGAAGGAATATATGCAAGGACCGTTTTTTGCGGGTGAAGCGACTCAAGGCTACCAAAGTAAGTTGACACGTGCAGAAATCTTTAGACAAGGTATCGCAATAATGGATGAGCAAGCAAACAAGCGGTTCAAACAAGGGTTTGTCGACCTCGAGGGTGCGCAAATGGATGAAATCATTACTGCATTCCAAAAAAATGAAATTGATATGAAGGGCGTATCGTCAGAATTTTTCTTCAAGCTTCTTCGACAAGCAACATTAGAAGGTGTCTACGCGGATCCAATTTATAACGGCAACGTGAACATGGATGCTTGGCGTATGAAGGAATTTCCGGGCAATCAAATGACCTATATCGCCGAAATTGAAAATGAAAAATTTGTGAAGTACGAACCAGTATCACTTACGAGTATGGAACATTAA